In a single window of the Streptomyces sp. CGMCC 4.7035 genome:
- a CDS encoding glycoside hydrolase family 43 protein has translation MSRDDDLPEVPSRRRMLKGALAAGALAAAAPGIAHAAPSRKADPYVNPLVRNRADPHIHRHTDGHYYFTATAPEYDRIILRRSRTLGGLATAAESVIWTKHASGVMGAHIWAPEIHRIGGKWYIYFASAPAESVWDIRIWVLENANPDPFKGRWTERGQIRTAWETFSLDATTFTHRGTRYLAWAQHEPGMDNNTAIWLSEMANPWTLTGPQVRLSTPEYDWECVGYKVNEGPSVIARNGRLFMSYSASATDWHYCLGLLTVDADADLMDPANWSKSPTPVFTSNDTTKQYGPGHNCFTVAEDGHTDVLVYHARQYKEITGDPLNDPNRHTRIQKLGWRPDGTPDFGIPVADTVKESA, from the coding sequence ATGAGCCGCGATGACGACCTGCCCGAAGTTCCCAGCCGCAGACGGATGCTGAAGGGCGCCCTGGCCGCGGGCGCCCTGGCGGCGGCCGCCCCTGGAATCGCCCACGCCGCCCCGAGCCGGAAGGCAGACCCGTACGTGAACCCGCTCGTCCGCAACCGGGCCGACCCCCACATTCACCGCCACACCGACGGCCACTACTACTTCACGGCCACCGCCCCCGAGTACGACCGCATCATCCTGCGCCGCTCCCGCACCCTGGGCGGCCTGGCCACCGCCGCCGAGTCGGTCATCTGGACCAAGCACGCGAGCGGCGTCATGGGCGCGCACATCTGGGCGCCGGAGATCCACCGCATCGGCGGCAAGTGGTACATCTACTTCGCCTCCGCGCCGGCAGAGAGTGTGTGGGACATCCGCATCTGGGTCCTGGAGAACGCCAACCCCGATCCCTTCAAGGGGAGATGGACCGAACGGGGCCAGATCAGGACCGCCTGGGAGACCTTCTCCCTCGACGCCACCACCTTCACCCACCGCGGCACCCGCTACCTCGCCTGGGCCCAGCACGAGCCCGGCATGGACAACAACACCGCGATCTGGCTGTCGGAGATGGCGAACCCATGGACGCTGACGGGACCTCAGGTGCGCCTGTCCACACCTGAATACGACTGGGAGTGCGTCGGCTACAAGGTCAACGAAGGGCCTTCGGTCATCGCCCGCAACGGCCGCCTTTTCATGTCGTACTCGGCCAGCGCCACCGACTGGCACTACTGCCTCGGCCTGCTGACCGTCGACGCGGACGCCGACCTCATGGACCCCGCCAACTGGTCCAAGTCCCCGACCCCGGTCTTCACCAGCAACGACACCACGAAGCAGTACGGCCCCGGCCACAACTGCTTCACGGTCGCCGAGGACGGCCACACCGATGTCCTCGTCTACCACGCCCGTCAGTACAAGGAGATCACCGGCGACCCCCTGAACGACCCCAACCGTCACACCCGCATCCAGAAGCTCGGCTGGAGACCGGACGGAACCCCGGACTTCGGCATCCCGGTCGCCGACACCGTGAAGGAGAGTGCGTGA
- a CDS encoding RICIN domain-containing protein, with translation MRRAYAILLALGLALIGALATAGPAQAAPQTITNGTQFTDTAGNLVQAHGGGVIKVGGYYYWFGEDRNADNTFKYVDAYRSTDLKNWEFRNHVLTQSSATELATANIERPKVMYNASTGKFVMWMHKENGSDYSEARAAVAVSDTVDGNYTYQGSFRPLGQYMSRDITVFVDTDGTGYMASAANENYDLHIYKLTADYTGIDSLAANPWPGGHREAPALFKRGGVYFMLTSAATGWNPNQQQYATATSLAGPWTSMANIGDSTAYNSQTAYVLPVQGTSGTSYLYLGDRWGNSFGGTVNDSRYVWLPLTFPTSTSMSMSWYPEITIDTAAGTISGTSATYNTLIARHSSKCADVPSQSIRQGVAISQYTCNGGANQKWWFKSVGSGYYELMGRGSSLCLQENASTVTQENCTGATTQQWSVVTSGSYVNLKSRASGECLDVSGASTANSAAIITYTCNGGTNQQWTRGT, from the coding sequence ATGAGACGCGCGTACGCGATCCTGCTGGCCCTCGGTCTGGCCCTGATCGGCGCCCTCGCCACCGCCGGTCCCGCCCAGGCCGCGCCCCAGACCATCACCAACGGCACGCAGTTCACGGACACGGCCGGCAACCTCGTGCAGGCGCACGGCGGCGGCGTCATCAAGGTCGGCGGCTACTACTACTGGTTCGGCGAGGACCGCAACGCCGACAACACCTTCAAGTACGTGGACGCCTACCGCTCCACGGACCTGAAGAACTGGGAGTTCCGCAACCACGTTCTGACCCAGTCGAGCGCCACCGAGCTGGCCACCGCCAACATCGAGCGGCCCAAGGTCATGTACAACGCCTCCACAGGCAAGTTCGTGATGTGGATGCACAAGGAGAACGGCTCCGACTACAGCGAGGCGCGCGCCGCCGTCGCCGTCTCGGACACGGTCGACGGGAACTACACCTACCAGGGCAGCTTCCGCCCGCTGGGCCAGTACATGTCCCGGGACATCACCGTCTTCGTCGACACCGACGGCACCGGCTACATGGCCTCGGCCGCCAACGAGAACTACGACCTGCACATCTACAAGCTCACCGCCGACTACACCGGCATCGACAGCCTGGCCGCCAACCCCTGGCCCGGCGGCCACCGCGAGGCCCCGGCCCTGTTCAAGCGGGGCGGCGTGTACTTCATGCTGACCTCGGCCGCGACCGGCTGGAACCCCAACCAGCAGCAGTACGCCACCGCCACCAGCCTCGCCGGGCCCTGGACGTCCATGGCGAACATCGGCGACTCCACGGCGTACAACTCCCAGACGGCGTACGTCCTCCCGGTCCAGGGCACCTCGGGCACCTCGTACCTCTATCTGGGCGACCGCTGGGGCAACTCCTTCGGCGGGACGGTCAACGACTCGCGGTACGTGTGGCTGCCGCTGACCTTCCCGACCTCGACCTCGATGTCCATGTCCTGGTACCCGGAGATCACGATCGACACCGCCGCCGGGACGATCAGCGGCACGAGCGCCACGTACAACACCCTGATCGCCCGGCACAGCTCCAAGTGCGCCGACGTGCCGAGCCAGTCGATCCGGCAGGGCGTCGCGATCAGCCAGTACACCTGCAACGGCGGCGCCAACCAGAAGTGGTGGTTCAAGTCCGTCGGCAGCGGCTACTACGAGCTGATGGGCCGCGGCAGTTCGCTGTGTCTACAGGAGAACGCGAGCACCGTGACCCAGGAGAACTGCACCGGCGCCACCACCCAGCAGTGGTCGGTCGTGACGTCCGGCTCCTACGTGAACCTCAAGTCCCGGGCGAGCGGCGAGTGCCTGGACGTGTCCGGTGCGTCCACCGCCAACTCCGCCGCGATCATTACCTACACCTGCAACGGAGGCACCAACCAGCAGTGGACGCGCGGAACATGA
- a CDS encoding TetR/AcrR family transcriptional regulator, translating into MARAGLTAARLVEAAADLADEVGFDNVTLSGLARHFGVKDASLYSHVRNLQDLRTRMALLAGGEMIDLIAAAVAGRAGKDALAAFAGAYREYAHRHPGRYAATQIRIDQSLVVDSPAFRRTAEITYGVLRAYGLDEPDLTDAVRLLRSTFHGYCALEATGGFGAPRDVETSWDRAIDALHVLLEHWPRAN; encoded by the coding sequence ATGGCCCGTGCCGGACTGACGGCCGCCCGGCTCGTCGAGGCCGCCGCCGACCTCGCGGACGAGGTCGGTTTCGACAACGTCACGCTGTCCGGGCTGGCGCGGCACTTCGGGGTGAAGGACGCGAGCCTGTACTCGCACGTCAGGAACCTCCAGGACCTGCGCACCCGTATGGCCCTGCTCGCCGGCGGCGAGATGATCGACCTGATCGCGGCAGCGGTCGCCGGCCGCGCCGGGAAGGACGCGCTGGCCGCCTTCGCGGGCGCGTACCGGGAGTACGCGCACCGGCACCCGGGGCGGTACGCGGCCACCCAGATCCGTATCGACCAGTCCCTCGTCGTCGACTCCCCCGCCTTCCGCCGCACCGCCGAGATCACCTACGGCGTGCTCCGCGCCTACGGCCTCGACGAACCCGACCTCACCGACGCCGTACGCCTGCTGCGCAGCACGTTCCACGGCTACTGCGCCCTCGAAGCAACCGGCGGCTTCGGCGCCCCCCGCGACGTGGAGACGTCCTGGGACCGCGCCATCGATGCGTTGCACGTGCTGCTGGAGCACTGGCCCCGGGCGAACTGA
- a CDS encoding AraC-like ligand-binding domain-containing protein gives MDGGALHVHRATLGELQTAASSILAPLAVTAPATDTFRADIDAALVGRAAVARIRGGGHEVARTAKAITSTDPELLKLTLHRTPEPATADQGGHQSRAHVGDFVVFDMTRPYRLAVADGCDVMAVGIPRTELGRHADTVARQAARRLPADTGAQAVLSAFLLGLGRHLDELTGPAQAHVGDALVSLLLAAFTEHAPARMDTATELTDRIRVYALANIADPSLSVESVAVAHGISARQLHRLFQRDGESFAAWLRRQRLERIRRDLLDPALDGRTTAAVAARWGIHDPRHLARALKAHYGLTARDLRRGQAGLNDDPELSG, from the coding sequence ATGGACGGCGGTGCGTTACACGTACACCGAGCGACCCTGGGGGAGTTACAGACCGCGGCCTCCTCGATCCTCGCGCCGCTCGCCGTGACCGCTCCCGCCACGGACACCTTCCGGGCCGACATCGACGCGGCGCTGGTGGGCCGGGCCGCCGTAGCGCGGATCCGTGGCGGTGGGCACGAAGTGGCGCGTACGGCGAAGGCCATCACCTCCACCGATCCCGAGCTGCTGAAGCTCACACTGCACCGCACGCCTGAGCCCGCCACCGCCGACCAGGGCGGCCACCAGTCCAGGGCGCACGTAGGCGACTTCGTGGTCTTCGACATGACCCGCCCGTACCGGCTCGCCGTCGCCGACGGCTGTGACGTCATGGCCGTCGGCATCCCCCGTACCGAACTCGGCCGCCACGCCGACACCGTGGCCCGTCAGGCCGCCCGGCGATTACCCGCCGACACGGGAGCGCAGGCGGTGCTGTCCGCGTTCCTGCTCGGCCTCGGCCGTCACCTGGACGAGCTGACCGGACCGGCCCAGGCGCACGTGGGCGACGCGCTGGTGTCACTGCTGCTCGCGGCGTTCACGGAACACGCGCCCGCGCGCATGGACACGGCCACCGAACTCACCGACCGCATCCGCGTCTACGCCCTCGCCAACATCGCGGACCCGTCCCTGTCCGTGGAGTCGGTCGCGGTGGCGCACGGCATCTCCGCCCGCCAACTGCACCGCCTGTTCCAGCGCGACGGCGAGTCGTTCGCGGCTTGGCTGCGCCGCCAACGCCTCGAACGCATCCGCCGCGATCTGCTCGACCCCGCCCTCGACGGCCGTACGACCGCCGCCGTGGCCGCGCGTTGGGGGATCCACGACCCCCGCCACCTCGCCCGCGCCCTCAAGGCGCACTATGGACTGACGGCACGTGACCTGCGGCGCGGGCAGGCTGGACTGAACGATGACCCTGAGCTTTCGGGTTGA
- a CDS encoding MFS transporter — protein MTYEAQREDESDNGARRAAPAPGRPSPRQRDFGIFWAAQTLSVLGDSFALIALPLLVLEATDSVARMGLLTAVGGAASVLAGVFAGVVVDRVDRRKLLIVCDLVRMVLYGLIPLLWLAGPRIWLLYAVLPLCEAVGMLFSVAYVTVVRALVDGERITAANGRLNATAAAAGVVGPLCAGLVAAWTGPAAAVAVDAASFGVSAVCLGFVRIGQGTPDEPAPARQGLWRDLLVGVSFLRSHPVLRVLTVLLFLFSFLELGLTDLIIYHLKHDLGQSDGTVGTVLAVGALGSITGALLVARVRRALGFGPTWTGAVAVCGCALGGIGLARDVPSVALLTAAFLCCVSISGTCSMSLRQQVTPQHLLGRVTSAFWTIHFSAGPVGAALLTWAAQHHGTAPVGAVAGACCVGIAGLALFTPVRGRRPEAATEAA, from the coding sequence TTGACGTACGAGGCACAGCGCGAGGACGAGTCGGACAACGGAGCACGGCGCGCCGCACCCGCCCCCGGTCGCCCTTCTCCGCGGCAGCGTGACTTCGGGATCTTCTGGGCCGCGCAGACCCTCTCGGTCCTCGGGGACTCCTTCGCCCTGATCGCACTGCCGCTGCTCGTGCTGGAGGCGACCGATTCCGTCGCGCGGATGGGGCTGCTCACGGCGGTCGGCGGTGCGGCGTCCGTGCTGGCCGGGGTCTTCGCCGGTGTGGTGGTGGACCGGGTGGACCGCAGGAAGCTGCTCATCGTCTGCGACCTGGTGCGGATGGTGCTCTACGGGCTGATTCCGCTCCTGTGGCTCGCCGGGCCGCGCATCTGGCTGCTGTACGCGGTGCTGCCGCTGTGCGAGGCCGTAGGGATGCTGTTCTCCGTCGCGTACGTCACCGTCGTGCGCGCACTGGTCGACGGGGAGCGGATCACCGCCGCCAACGGCCGGCTGAACGCGACCGCCGCGGCGGCCGGAGTGGTCGGCCCGCTGTGCGCGGGCCTCGTGGCGGCCTGGACGGGTCCGGCCGCGGCCGTCGCCGTGGACGCGGCGAGCTTTGGCGTTTCGGCGGTCTGCCTGGGCTTCGTACGGATCGGGCAGGGCACGCCGGACGAACCGGCACCAGCCCGGCAGGGGCTGTGGCGGGACCTGCTCGTCGGCGTGTCCTTCCTGCGGAGCCACCCGGTGCTGCGCGTCCTCACCGTGCTGCTGTTTCTGTTCAGCTTCCTGGAACTGGGCCTGACCGACCTGATCATCTACCACCTCAAGCACGACCTCGGGCAGAGCGACGGCACGGTCGGCACTGTTCTCGCGGTCGGCGCGCTCGGCTCGATCACCGGGGCCCTGCTGGTGGCCCGGGTGCGCCGCGCGCTCGGCTTCGGACCCACCTGGACCGGCGCGGTGGCCGTCTGCGGCTGCGCGCTGGGCGGCATCGGCCTGGCCCGCGACGTACCGTCCGTCGCCCTCCTGACCGCGGCGTTCCTGTGCTGCGTCAGCATCTCGGGTACGTGCTCCATGTCCCTGCGCCAGCAGGTGACACCCCAGCATCTGCTGGGGCGGGTCACCTCCGCGTTCTGGACCATCCACTTCTCGGCGGGCCCGGTCGGCGCCGCCCTGCTCACCTGGGCGGCCCAGCACCACGGCACGGCCCCGGTGGGCGCGGTGGCCGGCGCGTGCTGTGTGGGCATCGCGGGACTGGCGCTGTTCACACCGGTGCGCGGGCGCCGCCCGGAAGCGGCCACCGAAGCCGCCTGA
- a CDS encoding ABC transporter permease, giving the protein MSLNALRVMWRITRLNFRAQLEYRSEFLMMIAIGAVWQVSVIVFATVLLTRFTGMGGWDSSDVLLIPATRMLAHGLFVLFLGRVHGLGRHIQEGRIDAYLLRPLPVYRQVQLEYFPTNAIGDLTVAAGLMAGALGRSHLDWTTGRISYLIVSVLGGMLLEAALFTVVACASLRFPAADYWGRWLEELLGTFGSYPLNVLPKAVGGFLTFGLPLAFVAYFPAAVLTGHGHDTGAPYWLAAASPLLGVLAYLGARLLWRRSLGHYTGVNG; this is encoded by the coding sequence ATGTCGTTGAACGCCCTGCGCGTCATGTGGCGGATCACGCGCCTGAACTTCCGGGCCCAGTTGGAGTACCGCTCCGAGTTCCTGATGATGATCGCGATCGGCGCGGTCTGGCAGGTGTCGGTGATCGTGTTCGCGACGGTGCTGCTGACCAGGTTCACCGGGATGGGCGGCTGGGACAGCTCGGACGTCCTGCTCATCCCGGCGACGAGAATGCTGGCGCACGGCCTGTTCGTGCTGTTCCTGGGCCGGGTGCACGGCCTGGGCCGGCACATCCAGGAGGGCAGGATCGACGCGTACCTCCTGCGCCCCCTCCCGGTCTACCGCCAGGTCCAGCTGGAGTACTTCCCGACCAACGCGATCGGTGACCTCACGGTGGCGGCGGGCCTGATGGCTGGCGCGCTGGGCCGCAGTCATCTGGACTGGACGACGGGCCGGATCAGCTACCTGATCGTCTCGGTCCTCGGCGGCATGCTCCTGGAGGCGGCACTGTTCACGGTGGTCGCCTGCGCGTCGCTGCGCTTCCCGGCGGCGGACTACTGGGGCCGCTGGCTGGAGGAGCTGCTCGGCACGTTCGGCAGCTACCCGCTGAACGTGCTGCCGAAGGCGGTGGGCGGCTTCCTGACGTTCGGTCTGCCGCTGGCGTTCGTCGCGTACTTCCCGGCGGCGGTCCTGACGGGGCACGGCCATGACACCGGCGCCCCGTACTGGCTGGCCGCGGCCTCGCCGCTGCTCGGGGTGCTGGCGTATCTGGGGGCGAGGCTGCTGTGGCGCCGGAGCCTCGGGCACTACACGGGGGTGAACGGGTGA
- a CDS encoding ABC-2 family transporter protein codes for MAVLHAWRVARVTPLGELHTPPRMTAALLRLTVQVVLVASLWRGLYEATGTTAGLDRDQAVTYAVLAVLASRLRELDQYAGRDSVMQHMQYGTIVYWYLRPLSPRRYYALRALGERLYGLIWALTGYAVCLAAGVVEPPRSAAVAGVFALSLLLGQWVLHYVMLLIDQLCFWTLRNGAAMLILIFAQNLLSGVYAPLWFFPHWFVTMSGFLPFQATLSVPLSLYVGRIPLSDAGFQLAVQAGWVVALSLFTRLLWRRAARRVISQGG; via the coding sequence ATGGCCGTTCTGCACGCCTGGCGCGTCGCCCGTGTCACCCCGCTCGGAGAGTTGCACACGCCTCCCCGGATGACCGCCGCCCTGCTGCGGCTGACCGTACAGGTCGTTCTGGTGGCGTCCCTGTGGCGCGGCCTGTACGAGGCGACCGGCACGACCGCCGGACTCGACCGCGACCAGGCGGTCACGTACGCCGTGCTCGCCGTTCTGGCCTCCCGGCTGCGGGAGCTGGACCAGTACGCGGGCCGGGACAGCGTCATGCAGCACATGCAGTACGGCACCATCGTCTACTGGTACCTGCGCCCGCTGTCGCCCCGGCGCTACTACGCGCTGCGGGCGCTCGGCGAGCGGCTGTACGGCCTCATCTGGGCGCTGACCGGGTACGCGGTGTGTCTGGCGGCCGGCGTGGTGGAGCCTCCCAGGTCGGCCGCGGTGGCGGGGGTATTCGCGCTCAGTCTGCTGCTCGGCCAGTGGGTCCTGCACTATGTGATGCTGCTCATCGACCAGCTGTGCTTCTGGACGCTGCGCAACGGGGCGGCCATGCTGATCCTGATCTTCGCGCAGAACCTTTTGTCCGGGGTCTACGCGCCTCTGTGGTTCTTCCCTCACTGGTTCGTCACGATGAGCGGCTTCCTGCCGTTCCAGGCGACGCTGAGCGTGCCGCTGTCGCTGTACGTGGGCCGGATCCCGTTGTCGGACGCGGGCTTCCAACTCGCCGTGCAGGCAGGGTGGGTGGTGGCCCTGTCCTTGTTCACCCGGTTGCTGTGGCGGCGGGCCGCCCGGCGTGTGATCTCGCAGGGAGGCTGA
- a CDS encoding ABC transporter ATP-binding protein, whose translation MSGSIEVRGLSRTFLTTVRRPGLAGALRSLVNPERATKHAVSDISFDVAPGELLALLGPNGAGKSTTIKMLTGILTPTSGEARVAGVVPYEERERNARNIGAVFGQRTQLWWDLPVRESFAILRDIYEVPKEEHATRLREFDDLLDLSSFWDTRVRHLSLGQRVRCDLAAALLHDPPVVFLDEPTIGMDVVVKEQVREFLRHQVEERGRTVLLTTHDMTEVERLAERVVLINHGRLVLDGTLDEIRRKFGSTWQVRATLADPHAEVAALPGIALMRREGPQVVFGPEGATAPTVHQALKQVIERYEVTDLAIDEADLEDVMRAAYVQAEAV comes from the coding sequence GTGAGTGGCAGTATCGAGGTGCGTGGCCTCTCCCGCACCTTCCTCACCACCGTCCGTCGCCCCGGCCTCGCCGGAGCACTCCGCTCCCTGGTCAACCCGGAGCGCGCCACCAAACACGCCGTCTCCGACATCAGCTTCGACGTCGCCCCCGGCGAACTGCTCGCTCTGCTCGGCCCGAACGGCGCCGGCAAGTCGACCACCATCAAGATGCTCACCGGCATCCTCACGCCCACGTCGGGCGAGGCGCGGGTCGCGGGCGTGGTGCCGTACGAGGAGCGGGAGCGCAACGCCCGCAACATCGGGGCGGTGTTCGGGCAGCGCACCCAGCTGTGGTGGGACCTGCCGGTGCGCGAGTCGTTCGCGATCCTGCGGGACATCTACGAGGTGCCGAAGGAGGAACACGCCACCCGCCTGCGGGAGTTCGACGATCTGCTGGACCTGTCCTCCTTCTGGGACACCCGCGTACGGCATCTCTCGCTCGGCCAGCGCGTGCGCTGCGACCTGGCCGCGGCGCTGCTGCACGACCCGCCGGTCGTCTTCCTGGACGAGCCGACGATCGGCATGGACGTGGTGGTCAAGGAGCAGGTGCGCGAGTTCCTGCGGCACCAGGTGGAGGAGCGCGGCCGGACCGTGCTGCTGACCACGCACGACATGACGGAGGTCGAGCGCCTCGCCGAACGGGTGGTGCTGATCAACCACGGGCGGCTCGTCCTGGACGGCACGCTGGACGAGATACGCCGGAAGTTCGGCTCGACCTGGCAGGTGCGGGCGACGCTCGCCGATCCGCACGCCGAGGTCGCGGCGCTGCCGGGCATCGCGCTGATGCGGCGCGAGGGCCCGCAGGTGGTCTTCGGTCCGGAGGGTGCCACCGCCCCGACCGTCCACCAGGCGCTGAAGCAGGTCATCGAGCGGTACGAGGTCACGGACCTGGCGATCGACGAGGCCGACCTGGAGGACGTGATGCGTGCCGCGTACGTGCAGGCCGAGGCGGTCTGA
- a CDS encoding MFS transporter, with protein MLQALYGPAVPGLRAEYGLSPSGAGLGLSLHFTGGVAGVLAFNTIHSRISNRTLLAASYGLMAAGSAGFALAPNWPLALAAAFLGGLGFGGIDYGLNQLFAVGFGDRSTAMLNVLNAHFGIGAVLGPAVVAWTGPEHYAYAFGGCAVLAAALIPCTKGVGTEATHDEPAQASASLGLSRVLVGFLALYILNVAVEAGVGGWEPTHLETVGFSASVAASATSVYWLMLTAGRFLVVPITLKYAPERILTVCAAGMTACLLLALVKGVAPVAYAGVGLFIAPVFPTGLPWLNKALPQAKRAGAWVIAASMIGGVAAPPLLGVGIEASGIHAVPLLLTVLSGASLVATVWLIRLTRRDIE; from the coding sequence ATGCTCCAGGCGCTCTACGGCCCGGCGGTACCGGGCCTGCGGGCGGAGTACGGCCTGTCCCCGTCGGGCGCTGGGCTCGGCCTGAGCCTGCACTTCACGGGTGGGGTCGCGGGTGTCCTCGCGTTCAACACCATCCACTCCCGCATCAGCAACAGAACGCTGCTGGCGGCGAGTTACGGTCTGATGGCGGCCGGCAGCGCGGGCTTCGCGCTCGCCCCGAACTGGCCGCTCGCCCTCGCCGCGGCCTTCCTGGGCGGCCTCGGCTTCGGCGGCATCGACTACGGCCTCAACCAGCTGTTCGCGGTCGGCTTCGGCGACCGGTCCACCGCCATGCTGAACGTCCTCAACGCGCACTTCGGGATCGGGGCGGTGCTCGGCCCGGCGGTCGTGGCGTGGACGGGCCCCGAGCACTACGCCTATGCGTTCGGGGGGTGCGCCGTACTGGCGGCTGCGCTGATCCCGTGCACCAAGGGCGTAGGCACCGAGGCGACACATGACGAACCGGCTCAGGCGTCCGCCTCGCTCGGGCTCTCCCGCGTCCTCGTCGGCTTCCTCGCGCTCTACATCCTCAACGTCGCCGTCGAGGCCGGAGTCGGCGGCTGGGAACCGACCCACCTGGAGACCGTCGGCTTCAGCGCGTCCGTGGCCGCCTCCGCCACCTCCGTGTACTGGCTGATGCTGACGGCGGGCCGCTTCCTCGTCGTACCGATCACGCTGAAGTACGCCCCCGAGCGCATCCTCACCGTGTGCGCGGCGGGCATGACGGCGTGCCTGCTGCTGGCGCTCGTAAAAGGAGTGGCGCCGGTGGCGTACGCGGGTGTGGGCTTGTTCATCGCGCCGGTCTTCCCGACCGGCCTGCCCTGGCTGAACAAGGCGCTTCCCCAGGCGAAAAGGGCCGGTGCCTGGGTCATCGCCGCCTCCATGATCGGCGGAGTGGCCGCTCCCCCGCTGCTGGGCGTGGGTATCGAGGCGTCCGGGATCCACGCGGTTCCCTTGCTGTTGACCGTGCTGTCGGGCGCGTCGCTGGTGGCGACGGTCTGGCTGATCCGACTGACGAGGAGAGACATCGAGTGA